The genomic region AACATAGGTATCAATTCACTTCCAATGAAACCGGTCGCTCCAGTAACAAGTATTTTCATTTAAGACTTCTTAAAAAAAGTTAATAATTTAAAAGGGAGTTTAAATAGAATAAGAAAAATACTGGTGAAGATCCCATTCTCTTTGCAAGCACGAGATATCTCTATATTTTGGTGTACTCGCCATAGTAAACCGCTAGAACTTATTCCACCTTCACGCATTTTAACTAGGACATGGGGAACTCGCTTAAGCTTTATGCCTTTAGAGATGTGCCTCGCTATTAGTTCAAAATCCGCAGCAACTCGATAGCCTAACTTGTATGTTCCAAACTCATCATATTTCTTTCTTCGAATATAATATGTGGGGTGTGGCAGCATGAAGCCAAAACGAATTTTCTTTTTAGAAAAACGCTTCGAAGAATATCGACGAGTTATTTTATCCGGATTATGTTGATTCACATAAACCAAATCGCCATATACACCATCCACCTCATCAGAAAAACTGTTAACAATATTACCAATACTGT from Thalassotalea sp. Sam97 harbors:
- a CDS encoding glycosyltransferase family 2 protein; amino-acid sequence: MKVSIITVCFNSEKTIRDTIESVKKQNYENIEYIIVDGKSTDKTLEIVDEYTDVIDILISEKDSGIYDAMNKGVKAATGDIVGILNSDDFFSTENSIGNIVNSFSDEVDGVYGDLVYVNQHNPDKITRRYSSKRFSKKKIRFGFMLPHPTYYIRRKKYDEFGTYKLGYRVAADFELIARHISKGIKLKRVPHVLVKMREGGISSSGLLWRVHQNIEISRACKENGIFTSIFLILFKLPFKLLTFFKKS